A region from the Canis lupus dingo isolate Sandy chromosome 9, ASM325472v2, whole genome shotgun sequence genome encodes:
- the LOC112652998 gene encoding 40S ribosomal protein S10: MLMPKKNRIAIYELLFKEGVMVAKKDVHMPKHPELADKNVPNLHVMKAMQSLKSRGYVKEQFAWRHFYWYLTNEGIQYLRDYLHLPPEIVPATLRRSRPETGRPRPKGLEGERPARLTRGEADRDTYRRSAVPPGADKKAEAGAGSATEFQFRGGFGRGRGQPPQ; encoded by the coding sequence ATGTTGATGCCCAAGAAGAACCGAATCGCCATTTATGAACTCCTTTTCAAGGAGGGGGTGATGGTGGCAAAGAAGGACGTCCACATGCCCAAACACCCTGAACTGGCCGACAAGAATGTGCCCAACCTTCACGTCATGAAGGCCATGCAGTCTCTCAAATCCCGAGGCTACGTAAAGGAACAGTTTGCTTGGAGACATTTCTACTGGTACCTTACCAACGAGGGTATCCAGTATCTCCGTGATTACCTCCACCTACCCCCCGAGATTGTGCCTGCCACTCTGCGCCGCAGCAGACCGGAGACCGGCAGGCCACGGCCCAAAGGTCTGGAGGGAGAGCGACCTGCAAGACTGACACGAGGGGAAGCTGACAGAGACACCTACAGACGAAGCGCTGTGCCCCCTGGTGCCGACAAGAAAGctgaggctggggcagggtcAGCAACAGAGTTCCAGTTTAGAGGCGGATTTGGTCGTGGACGTGGTCAGCCACCTCAGTAA